ttattctataatgcTGGAAAAGCAGGAATAGATTTATCGGATCAGTTAGCGTCGTACTGCACTCCTATGAGAAAGAGTGTTCGGTGGTATCACAAGGTAGCAActgagataattttaaatacatttgtagtAAATGctcaaattatgtataatgaacaaaattttcgaaataaactcactatacataaatttcgTGAAGTGCTTGTAGATAAACTCCTTGAATTAAAACCTACATCTTTACGTGTTTCAAATTCTGAACAACCTCTTGAAAATAGATTTCAAAGacgacaaataataaaacataaactcGAAGAGACAGAAGAAAAATGTTCaagaaacagaaaaaaaagaaaaaggtgTATTGAATGCTATACAAAATTTTCGAATGAACTAGGATACAAGTgagttcaaaataattttttttaaattaatataaatttttaatatattatttctagggAAGCTTTGAACAAGGCTAAGAAAGTAACAACCTTTTGCAGTCTTTGCCCATCGAAACCATCGGTTTGCATACAATGTTttcaaaaccatttaaaaaaacaaaatgtatgaataaaattttgttacgtttttgtatacaattttatttttaagtaatataaagtgaatttttttttatcaatttacacAGGGTACctctttgtttttttaattttaattttaacgttttatacTACTGTTTACTACacttatatattcaaatattacatttttttgtataaaatataaatgtattaaagttgaaggattttattgtttttttttttaaaatgatcaaaatCGTCTTGTCTACGCCATGGtactatctaaaaattattctctCCAAGCCGTAAAGAATTAGATACAATTAATGTTGATGTTAAATTTGGCAGCCGGCGACCCAAGTGGCgtcacattaataatatgatttaggtCGCCGGCGACCCAAATAGCTTCACAATAAAAGACATCACTTGGGTCGCCGGCGGGCTTGTGGCAGTCAACGTGTTAAATGTCGATTAGTCGATTTTCCAAATTATGCTATATTGTTTGTTCATTGGCATTTCAAACAAtggaatgtaaaaaaattttaataatattgttttaacttacatcttataataaataaattggcttaattcaattgaattgtagtcataattatataaaaaatattgttatcgctcccatacattttttacttcaatttttatttggacATCCATTCACTTCAGTAGTCCAGTTACTGAATATCgttgaatattatgttaaatatttttagatcaaATTTTCTACACATCATTAgtatagcatattatttgtgtcaaatcaaatatattggGTTTCAGTTTATGCTCAAATATTCCGTATTGTAAAGACTTCGCTTGACAACAAACCACTTAAGTATGATCTTGATAACATAAGTAACTATAGAGTGTGTGATACTAATAAATTTCACCTGAACGTGGCAAAATCATTACTTTTTCATGAGACGCTTGCCTgagttagataaatattattttttaatagcaatGAATTAGTTTGTTTCCTTAACAGATCCGTCACACCAGCACCTtaaattgtgattttataCACCAACATTTCACAAGATTATGTAATTCTTATGTAACGACATTAGTTTGACCTACCaaaaatactcgtattatCGACGTtaattaaatgcaatttttccACGGAAATATACGATTATGCATCAACGTATTTTAAACCTAATGTATTCgtgtattcatttttcttaCATGTAAATAGTCTTAAGTTCGaccaactattatattaatgagatGTCCTAGCCCCTTATACTAATAC
This genomic stretch from Rhopalosiphum maidis isolate BTI-1 chromosome 3, ASM367621v3, whole genome shotgun sequence harbors:
- the LOC113558295 gene encoding uncharacterized protein LOC113558295 codes for the protein MANDLVKNINKPGEIIAVDESMIPFRGRLKFRQYIPNKTHKYGVKFFKKNRRFLPKTVIEKKLKKGEFVGLENNSGIVVSKFKDKRDIHLLSTRHQLNMTNTGKKNRNQEDILKPDIILFYNAGKAGIDLSDQLASYCTPMRKSVRWYHKVATEIILNTFVVNAQIMYNEQNFRNKLTIHKFREVLVDKLLELKPTSLRVSNSEQPLENRFQRRQIIKHKLEETEEKCSRNRKKRKRCIECYTKFSNELGYKEALNKAKKVTTFCSLCPSKPSVCIQFYAQIFRIVKTSLDNKPLKYDLDNISNYRVCDTNKFHLNVAKSLLFHETLA